In the genome of Pediococcus claussenii ATCC BAA-344, one region contains:
- a CDS encoding Veg family protein, whose translation MPITLAAIKDQLDDKIGEEVLVIAQAGRKKITKRHGRLHMTYPAVFVVDLDQDENSFERVSYSYTDILTENIKIDFDGTSEA comes from the coding sequence ATGCCAATCACACTAGCAGCAATAAAGGATCAGCTTGACGATAAGATTGGCGAGGAAGTCCTCGTTATCGCCCAAGCGGGTCGCAAGAAAATCACTAAACGGCACGGTCGTCTCCACATGACTTATCCAGCTGTCTTTGTGGTAGATCTTGATCAGGATGAAAACTCATTTGAACGTGTTTCGTATAGTTACACGGATATTTTAACTGAAAATATCAAGATTGATTTTGATGGAACAAGTGAAGCTTAG
- a CDS encoding DUF72 domain-containing protein, with protein sequence MIEIGLTTWAGHPSLSENGKEKSTLTEYAANFPLVEGDNSFYATPTLSQVVNWQHMVPEEFKFIFKANQLMTLHDNPDESEPYLSTERRMIFTDFNKAIYPLVRDNQLEAILFQFPPSFRCTLVNIQYLMEIRRIMARVPIAVEFRNVSWFTDEVKKDTLAYLKRLDFINVIVDEPFDGNQGMPMISEVTNSKLAILRLHGHNLDGWLRLAEGSSQERTNYDYSEEELQRIAEIVRELDKNAEKVDVIFNNNGGKAAADNAKRLQEILHLHFNGLGPMQMDLF encoded by the coding sequence ATGATTGAAATTGGGTTAACAACTTGGGCGGGACATCCAAGTTTATCTGAAAATGGCAAAGAAAAATCGACTTTAACGGAGTATGCTGCTAATTTTCCGCTAGTTGAAGGGGATAATTCTTTTTACGCTACACCTACACTTTCACAAGTTGTAAATTGGCAACATATGGTACCAGAGGAATTTAAATTTATTTTTAAAGCCAACCAATTAATGACATTACATGATAATCCTGATGAAAGTGAACCGTACTTATCAACTGAACGTCGCATGATTTTTACCGATTTTAATAAGGCAATTTATCCGTTAGTGCGTGATAATCAGTTGGAAGCTATTTTATTTCAGTTTCCGCCTTCGTTTCGATGCACTCTTGTAAACATTCAATATTTAATGGAAATTAGACGGATTATGGCGCGAGTTCCAATTGCAGTCGAGTTTAGAAATGTTAGTTGGTTCACTGATGAAGTTAAAAAAGATACTTTAGCATATTTAAAACGTTTGGATTTTATAAATGTAATCGTGGACGAACCTTTTGACGGGAACCAGGGAATGCCGATGATTTCTGAGGTGACAAATTCTAAGTTAGCGATACTTCGTTTACATGGGCACAATCTCGATGGATGGCTGCGACTGGCTGAGGGCAGTTCTCAGGAACGTACAAATTACGATTATTCTGAGGAAGAATTGCAACGAATTGCTGAGATTGTGCGAGAGTTGGATAAAAATGCTGAAAAAGTTGATGTGATTTTTAACAATAATGGTGGTAAAGCTGCTGCTGATAATGCTAAACGACTGCAAGAAATTTTACATCTACACTTTAATGGATTGGGACCGATGCAGATGGATTTGTTTTGA
- a CDS encoding Ppx/GppA family phosphatase encodes MKNLVIVDLGSNSVRMAINTIYPDGSFKEVKRIKEDSRISEGMGKERLLRPIAMERTLKALKSFKGIYKDYPNIEVRGITTAAVRMARNQREFLTRVKKETGIELEVLSGDDEAYYDYLGVMNSLEIRDCLVLDTGGASCELIDVRNGKAVNLISIPIGAVSLSERFKLNNIVRSDNLFSAEMFVNKQLRDIWWIMDAVNKPVVLLGGANRTLARMNRKRQKLARINNIHGYRLKTETVNRTFRAFLARSLENRKKMPGLEANRADIIVGGMLPLVMLLQMIDSDRVIFSESGVREGIISEYIKKLGSGDEND; translated from the coding sequence ATGAAAAATTTAGTGATAGTTGATTTAGGGTCCAATTCGGTTCGAATGGCCATCAACACAATTTATCCTGATGGTTCATTTAAAGAGGTAAAACGAATCAAAGAAGATTCCCGTATCTCTGAGGGAATGGGAAAAGAACGTTTGCTACGACCGATTGCCATGGAACGCACATTAAAAGCACTTAAAAGTTTTAAGGGAATTTATAAAGACTATCCAAATATTGAAGTTCGGGGAATCACAACGGCTGCCGTGCGTATGGCGCGAAATCAGCGCGAATTCTTGACGCGTGTAAAAAAAGAAACTGGGATTGAATTAGAAGTTTTGTCAGGTGATGATGAAGCATATTATGACTATTTAGGTGTGATGAATTCACTTGAAATTCGAGATTGTTTAGTTCTTGATACTGGCGGAGCGAGCTGTGAGTTAATTGATGTCAGAAATGGAAAAGCTGTAAACTTAATTAGTATACCAATCGGGGCAGTAAGCCTTTCAGAACGTTTTAAATTAAATAATATTGTACGATCAGACAATTTGTTTTCTGCTGAAATGTTTGTCAATAAGCAGTTGAGGGATATTTGGTGGATTATGGATGCTGTTAATAAGCCAGTTGTTTTACTTGGGGGAGCTAATCGAACACTTGCACGTATGAATCGTAAACGACAAAAGTTAGCTAGGATAAACAATATCCACGGCTATCGTTTGAAAACTGAAACGGTTAATCGAACTTTCCGAGCATTTTTGGCAAGAAGTCTTGAAAATAGGAAGAAAATGCCAGGCTTGGAAGCAAATCGAGCAGACATTATTGTTGGTGGAATGCTTCCATTGGTAATGCTATTACAGATGATTGATTCCGATCGAGTTATTTTTTCTGAGAGTGGTGTTCGAGAAGGAATTATTTCCGAATATATTAAGAAGCTTGGTAGTGGGGATGAAAATGATTAA
- a CDS encoding peptide ABC transporter substrate-binding protein, translating into MKKKWILLAMSAVAVMLVLAGCGTKGKLADKQEINLAADSPLDTIDVSKANGYGQTGNVFESLYRLGAKGKPTPGLASKTEVSKDGKTYTFTIRNNAKFSDGTPVTAEDFVYSWRRTLKPETKAQYAYLFEGIKNADKINAGKMSPDKLGVEAKGKHTFIVHLDKPMTYFKILMSYPLFSPISKKAVDKYGSKYATKSQYMVYTGPFKITGWNGTGDHWSFVKNDQYWDKKAVKLDKINYQVVQNPQTMLNLYQSNKLDMVQLSSEQVKNYKNNKDYTTQPYSITAFLQYNLKDSNDVKRKALNNKNIRYAISLAINRKQLIDKVLGDASTTSKGLVATNLATNPKTKEDFAKEAYLKGTVDYDAKKAKEYWNKGMKEIGEKNLTLTLMSDNEASTDKAVSEYYGSQLEKTLPGLKIDLINIPTQVVYSRSTKGQFDILVGHWGADFNDPISYLQILQANSGFNYGKWNNKDYDALVNKAQNEDANNPEKRWQDMIQAEQIVMKEQAVSPLFQTVYSYLQNPKVKGIIHNTAGTQWNYKYAYVAK; encoded by the coding sequence GTGAAAAAGAAGTGGATTTTATTAGCAATGTCAGCAGTCGCAGTTATGTTAGTGCTGGCAGGGTGTGGTACGAAAGGCAAGCTGGCAGATAAACAAGAAATTAATTTGGCGGCCGACTCGCCACTAGATACAATCGATGTTTCAAAAGCAAATGGATATGGACAAACTGGTAATGTATTTGAAAGCTTGTATCGCTTAGGGGCTAAGGGAAAGCCAACTCCTGGATTAGCAAGTAAAACAGAAGTTTCTAAAGATGGTAAAACATACACTTTTACGATTCGAAACAATGCTAAATTTAGTGATGGCACCCCTGTAACGGCAGAAGATTTTGTATATTCTTGGCGTAGAACTTTAAAGCCTGAAACCAAAGCACAATATGCATATCTATTTGAAGGTATCAAAAACGCGGATAAGATTAACGCTGGAAAAATGAGTCCAGATAAATTAGGTGTTGAAGCAAAAGGCAAGCACACTTTTATTGTTCATTTGGATAAGCCAATGACTTACTTTAAAATTTTGATGAGTTATCCGCTTTTTTCACCAATTAGTAAAAAAGCTGTTGATAAATACGGATCCAAGTATGCAACAAAATCGCAGTACATGGTTTATACGGGCCCATTTAAGATTACCGGTTGGAACGGTACTGGCGACCACTGGAGCTTCGTGAAGAATGACCAATACTGGGACAAAAAAGCAGTTAAGTTAGATAAAATTAACTATCAAGTTGTTCAAAATCCACAAACGATGTTGAACCTGTATCAATCAAATAAGTTGGATATGGTACAGCTTTCGAGCGAACAGGTTAAAAATTATAAGAATAATAAAGATTACACAACGCAGCCATATTCAATTACAGCTTTTCTTCAGTATAATTTGAAGGATTCTAATGATGTAAAACGTAAGGCTTTGAATAACAAAAATATTCGTTATGCAATTTCTTTGGCAATTAATCGTAAACAATTAATTGATAAGGTGTTGGGTGATGCTTCAACAACTTCTAAGGGTCTTGTGGCAACTAATTTAGCAACAAATCCTAAAACTAAAGAAGATTTTGCTAAAGAAGCATATTTGAAGGGTACAGTGGATTATGATGCTAAAAAAGCCAAAGAGTACTGGAATAAAGGTATGAAGGAAATTGGTGAAAAGAATCTCACATTAACATTGATGTCTGATAATGAAGCATCAACGGATAAAGCCGTTTCAGAATATTATGGTTCACAGTTAGAAAAAACATTGCCAGGTTTGAAGATTGATTTAATCAATATTCCGACTCAAGTTGTTTATTCACGTTCTACGAAGGGACAATTTGATATCCTTGTTGGACATTGGGGTGCCGACTTTAATGATCCAATCTCGTACCTGCAAATTTTACAAGCAAATAGTGGATTTAATTATGGAAAATGGAATAACAAGGATTATGATGCTTTAGTTAACAAGGCTCAAAATGAAGATGCCAATAATCCAGAGAAGCGTTGGCAAGATATGATACAGGCAGAACAAATCGTTATGAAGGAACAGGCAGTTTCACCATTGTTCCAGACCGTTTACTCATATCTTCAGAATCCAAAAGTTAAAGGGATTATTCATAATACTGCTGGTACGCAGTGGAATTATAAATACGCTTATGTTGCAAAATAA
- the rnmV gene encoding ribonuclease M5: MKKIKEVIVVEGKDDTKRINMAVNADTIETRGSAISEETLEQIEELQASRGVIVFTDPDFSGEKIRKTISAAVPNVKHAFLKRSEAVPDHKGSLGVEHASPKSIREALAHLYTEDDESVEQISNRDLIHAGLVAGPTAKQRRILLGEILRIGYVNAKQLPKRLQLFQVSQAEFQNAVRQIDGEINEKSN; the protein is encoded by the coding sequence ATGAAAAAAATTAAAGAAGTTATTGTTGTAGAGGGAAAAGACGATACTAAGAGAATCAATATGGCAGTTAATGCTGACACTATTGAAACACGTGGATCGGCAATTTCCGAAGAGACATTGGAACAAATTGAAGAATTACAGGCAAGTCGGGGCGTAATTGTGTTTACAGATCCCGATTTTTCTGGTGAAAAAATTCGCAAGACAATATCGGCAGCAGTACCCAATGTTAAACACGCGTTCTTGAAGCGAAGCGAAGCGGTACCAGATCATAAGGGCAGTCTTGGAGTTGAGCATGCTTCACCAAAGTCAATTCGAGAAGCGTTGGCACACTTATACACCGAAGATGATGAAAGTGTGGAACAGATTTCAAATAGGGATTTGATTCATGCTGGACTTGTGGCAGGACCAACGGCAAAGCAGCGCCGAATTTTGCTTGGAGAAATTTTGCGAATTGGTTATGTAAATGCAAAACAACTACCAAAGAGGTTACAGCTCTTTCAAGTATCACAGGCTGAATTTCAAAATGCTGTTAGACAAATAGACGGAGAAATAAATGAAAAATCAAATTGA
- a CDS encoding hydroxymethylglutaryl-CoA reductase, degradative has product MINGYHRLNRMQQLEILSQTTGIDGKSLANLSFDQVRSQIIENYLTDYILPEGILVNLRVNKKDYVVPMVTEEPSVVAAANNGAKLFHTFGEITAHAERLKMGQVLISGVSQKKDLIENLRAFENELLAVANQAYPSIVKRGGGAQKIRVRQLGVDSLSLDVYVDTKDAMGANIVNTMMEAIAATLEVKFKVTTEMAILSNFTDRATVKVTGIIDANAIEHSVAEKIVKASEFAQVDPYRATTHNKGIMNGVDAVVMATGNDWRAIQSGAHAFAARDGQYKGLSTWHLDGSKLVGTLEIPMAVATVGGSIKINPMAQLNLELLGISDSRELAEVIGSVGLVQNLAALKALVTDGIQKGHMQMQARSLLLSNGIHPKNIERGVRALLKYDRMNAESAMQVIKEIEGK; this is encoded by the coding sequence ATGATTAATGGGTATCATCGTTTAAATCGAATGCAGCAGCTTGAAATTCTTAGTCAGACTACGGGAATTGATGGAAAGAGTTTAGCTAATTTAAGTTTTGATCAGGTTCGTTCTCAGATTATTGAGAATTATTTAACCGATTATATTCTTCCAGAAGGAATTCTTGTCAATCTTAGGGTTAATAAAAAAGATTACGTAGTTCCAATGGTTACGGAAGAACCATCAGTTGTGGCTGCGGCTAATAATGGTGCTAAATTGTTTCATACATTCGGTGAAATTACGGCCCATGCAGAGCGTTTGAAAATGGGACAAGTTTTGATCAGTGGTGTATCGCAAAAAAAAGACTTGATTGAGAATCTAAGGGCATTTGAGAATGAATTATTAGCAGTTGCTAATCAAGCTTACCCAAGTATTGTAAAACGAGGCGGTGGTGCACAAAAAATTCGAGTTCGTCAACTCGGTGTGGATAGTCTATCGCTTGATGTGTATGTGGATACAAAAGACGCAATGGGGGCAAACATTGTAAATACTATGATGGAAGCTATTGCAGCCACATTAGAAGTTAAGTTTAAGGTTACAACTGAAATGGCAATTCTTTCTAATTTTACGGATCGGGCAACCGTCAAGGTGACAGGAATTATTGATGCTAATGCAATTGAACATAGTGTTGCAGAGAAAATTGTCAAGGCTAGTGAATTTGCACAGGTTGATCCGTATCGAGCAACTACTCATAATAAAGGTATTATGAATGGCGTTGACGCTGTGGTAATGGCAACTGGGAATGATTGGCGAGCAATTCAAAGTGGAGCTCACGCTTTTGCGGCACGTGATGGGCAATATAAGGGCCTCTCAACTTGGCATCTTGATGGTTCAAAGCTGGTGGGAACTCTGGAAATTCCAATGGCGGTTGCAACGGTAGGGGGCTCAATAAAGATTAATCCGATGGCACAGTTGAATTTAGAACTATTAGGAATATCAGATTCTAGAGAATTGGCAGAAGTAATTGGATCAGTTGGATTAGTCCAGAATTTGGCAGCGTTAAAAGCATTAGTAACGGATGGAATTCAAAAGGGGCATATGCAAATGCAGGCCCGTTCGCTATTACTTTCTAATGGGATTCATCCTAAAAATATTGAACGGGGTGTTCGTGCGTTATTAAAGTATGACCGAATGAACGCTGAAAGTGCGATGCAGGTAATTAAAGAAATTGAGGGGAAATAA
- the metG gene encoding methionine--tRNA ligase yields the protein MSSDNTYYITTPIYYPSGKLHIGNSYTTIASDAEARYQRLLGKDVFFLTGTDEHGLKIEQKADELNIEPQAYVDGMAADIKKLWKLLDISNDKFIRTTDDYHEKAVQKIFQQFLDQGDIYLGEYEGWYSVSDEEYFTESQLLEVYRDEDGKVTGGKAPSGHEVELVKEQSYFFKMSKYADWLLDYYQTHPNFIQPATRMNEMINNFIKPGLEDLAVTRTGFKWGVPVKSDPKHIVYVWVDALSNYITALGYGSDDDGNFKKFWPANVQMVGKEIVRFHTIYWPIMLHALGLELPKQIFGHGWLLMRNGKMSKSKGNVIYPDTIVEKYGLDALRYYLLKSMPYGNDGIFTPEDFVDKVNFDLANDLGNLLNRTVAMINQYEGGTIPTFVSGVNVVDEDLESVAATTIVNFKKLMADLHFADALSEIWKLVARSNKYIDETEPWVLAKKDDDESKRKLASVMNHLAESLRVVAVLLQPIMTEAPIKIFTQLGLETDDMGLKDLRFGVIPANTTVIAKGTPIFPRLDVEKEVSFLQGQMTKTDKKKGRAAIQAAKDQAQSEEGKKEIRIEAFDKVEMRVAEVQAVDHVKGADKLLKFQLDAGDEEPRQILSGIAEWYPQPEVLVGKKIIIVANLKPRKMRGEMSQGMILSTEHDGKVTVVEIGNDHANGSVLG from the coding sequence ATGTCATCAGACAATACTTACTACATTACAACGCCGATTTATTATCCATCTGGGAAACTTCACATCGGGAACTCTTACACCACCATCGCAAGTGATGCTGAAGCCCGTTATCAACGTCTTTTGGGGAAAGATGTCTTCTTTCTTACTGGGACCGATGAGCACGGACTAAAAATTGAACAAAAAGCTGACGAGCTTAATATTGAACCACAAGCCTATGTTGATGGCATGGCAGCTGATATTAAAAAGCTTTGGAAACTTCTTGACATTTCAAATGATAAATTTATTCGAACGACTGATGACTACCATGAAAAAGCTGTTCAGAAGATTTTTCAACAATTTTTGGATCAGGGCGACATCTACCTAGGAGAATATGAGGGATGGTACTCGGTTTCTGATGAGGAGTACTTTACAGAATCTCAATTACTCGAAGTTTACCGTGATGAAGATGGTAAAGTGACGGGTGGTAAGGCTCCTTCTGGACATGAAGTTGAACTTGTAAAAGAACAGTCATACTTCTTTAAAATGAGTAAGTACGCGGACTGGTTACTTGATTACTACCAAACCCATCCTAACTTCATTCAACCAGCTACTCGAATGAATGAAATGATTAATAATTTCATAAAGCCTGGTTTGGAAGATCTTGCTGTTACTCGAACTGGTTTTAAATGGGGAGTACCCGTAAAAAGCGATCCTAAGCATATTGTATATGTTTGGGTGGACGCTCTTTCTAACTATATTACTGCGCTCGGTTACGGTAGCGATGATGATGGTAATTTCAAGAAGTTTTGGCCAGCTAATGTTCAAATGGTAGGAAAAGAAATTGTGCGTTTCCACACAATTTATTGGCCAATTATGTTACATGCTCTTGGATTAGAACTTCCCAAACAAATATTTGGACACGGTTGGCTCTTAATGAGAAACGGTAAAATGTCTAAATCAAAGGGCAACGTCATCTATCCCGATACGATTGTTGAAAAATATGGTCTAGATGCGTTACGTTATTACTTATTGAAGTCAATGCCTTACGGAAATGATGGTATTTTCACTCCAGAAGATTTCGTTGATAAGGTTAATTTTGATCTAGCAAACGACCTTGGAAATCTTTTAAATAGAACAGTTGCCATGATTAACCAGTATGAAGGTGGGACGATTCCAACCTTTGTCAGCGGTGTGAATGTAGTCGATGAAGATTTGGAATCAGTTGCAGCAACAACAATCGTGAACTTCAAAAAATTGATGGCTGATTTACACTTTGCTGATGCTTTGTCAGAAATTTGGAAGTTGGTTGCACGTTCTAACAAGTATATCGATGAAACTGAACCATGGGTTTTAGCTAAGAAGGATGATGACGAGTCTAAACGTAAACTGGCAAGTGTGATGAATCATCTGGCTGAAAGTCTGCGTGTGGTTGCGGTATTGTTGCAACCAATTATGACAGAAGCGCCTATTAAGATATTTACACAGTTGGGACTTGAAACTGATGATATGGGATTGAAAGATCTAAGGTTTGGGGTTATTCCAGCTAATACAACGGTTATTGCTAAGGGTACACCAATTTTTCCACGTTTAGATGTTGAAAAAGAGGTTAGTTTCTTACAAGGTCAAATGACTAAGACAGATAAGAAAAAGGGACGTGCCGCGATCCAAGCTGCAAAGGATCAAGCCCAAAGTGAAGAGGGCAAGAAAGAAATTCGAATCGAGGCTTTTGATAAAGTTGAAATGCGGGTGGCTGAGGTACAGGCTGTGGATCACGTTAAAGGTGCCGATAAGTTACTCAAATTCCAGTTGGATGCTGGTGATGAAGAACCAAGGCAAATTTTATCTGGAATTGCAGAATGGTATCCACAACCAGAAGTATTGGTTGGTAAGAAAATCATAATTGTTGCTAATTTGAAGCCACGCAAAATGCGCGGCGAAATGAGTCAGGGTATGATTTTATCGACTGAACATGATGGTAAAGTTACAGTGGTTGAAATTGGTAATGATCATGCAAATGGAAGTGTATTGGGATAG
- a CDS encoding PspC domain-containing protein produces MNKKLKKSSDRMFLGVIGGFAETYEIDPTLLRVGYAAASLFFPPLILLYFVAAVVMPE; encoded by the coding sequence ATGAATAAAAAACTTAAAAAGTCATCAGATCGTATGTTCTTGGGTGTGATCGGCGGTTTTGCTGAAACATATGAAATTGATCCAACACTATTGAGGGTTGGATACGCAGCAGCGTCACTTTTCTTCCCACCGTTGATCTTACTATATTTTGTGGCAGCAGTTGTAATGCCGGAGTAA
- the rsmA gene encoding 16S rRNA (adenine(1518)-N(6)/adenine(1519)-N(6))-dimethyltransferase RsmA encodes MKNQIDIGNPVRTRAILEEYGLSAKKSLGQNFLTDPNVLINIAIAAGIDNEDDVIEVGPGIGALTEQLARRAHQVLAFEIDQNLLDVLDDTLAEYKNVTVLNQDVLKANLPNEISEYFDGKHHLKMVANLPYYITTPILKMFMASPLPIEKMVVMMQKEVADRLTAKPGTKEYGSLSVVVQYRMHTAVEFDVPAKVFVPKPKVDSAIVSLTPRDDWTIKPDDEIEFFKTVHGCFMHRRKNIWNNLQGLYGKDASIKETIQMVLDDLEISPQIRPERLTVEDFIRLANRLGKTDMKRK; translated from the coding sequence ATGAAAAATCAAATTGATATAGGAAATCCAGTTCGCACACGTGCCATTTTGGAAGAATATGGATTATCTGCTAAAAAAAGCCTTGGGCAGAATTTTTTAACGGATCCTAACGTGTTAATTAATATTGCGATTGCCGCTGGCATTGATAACGAAGACGATGTTATTGAAGTTGGACCTGGGATTGGTGCTCTGACAGAACAGCTGGCAAGACGTGCGCATCAGGTTTTAGCTTTTGAAATCGACCAAAATCTACTTGATGTGTTAGATGATACCCTAGCAGAATATAAAAATGTTACGGTGTTAAATCAAGATGTTTTAAAAGCCAATTTACCAAACGAAATTAGTGAATATTTTGATGGAAAACACCATTTAAAAATGGTGGCTAATTTACCTTACTATATTACAACCCCGATACTGAAGATGTTTATGGCAAGTCCATTGCCAATCGAAAAAATGGTTGTAATGATGCAAAAAGAAGTTGCCGATCGGTTAACAGCAAAGCCAGGAACTAAGGAATATGGCTCATTATCTGTGGTTGTGCAATATCGAATGCATACTGCTGTTGAATTTGACGTGCCAGCCAAAGTTTTTGTTCCCAAACCTAAGGTTGATTCAGCAATTGTAAGTTTAACTCCGCGTGATGATTGGACAATTAAACCGGATGATGAAATTGAGTTCTTTAAAACAGTTCATGGTTGCTTTATGCATCGTCGTAAAAATATTTGGAATAATCTGCAAGGCCTATATGGAAAGGACGCAAGTATAAAGGAAACAATCCAAATGGTCTTGGATGATTTAGAGATTAGCCCGCAAATTCGACCGGAGCGTTTAACGGTGGAGGATTTTATTCGATTAGCCAATCGATTGGGAAAAACAGATATGAAACGTAAATAA
- a CDS encoding TatD family hydrolase: MEIFDSHTHLNDEAFWGAEQSYIKHAKKLGVTTMAQVGSNTILNQRAIQLAEKYPNTYAVIGWHPEDSKDFHDNEREQLLNDLKNEKVVAIGEIGLDYHWDTSPQKVQRRVFEEQLEIANTLKMPVAIHNRDAMEDTYDILKSSNIKEFGGVMHSFNGSVEWLEKFLALGMNISYSGVASFKKTKELHESVRQTPLDRIMVETDAPYLAPEPLRGQQNEPAYALYVLEALARHRDMNPVDLADATYQNACRLYRIKNEKN, encoded by the coding sequence ATGGAAATTTTTGATTCGCATACCCACTTAAATGATGAAGCATTTTGGGGTGCTGAACAGTCGTATATCAAGCATGCCAAAAAATTAGGAGTAACTACAATGGCGCAGGTTGGTTCGAACACTATTCTGAACCAACGCGCTATTCAGCTGGCCGAAAAATATCCTAATACCTATGCGGTTATCGGCTGGCATCCTGAAGATTCTAAAGATTTTCACGATAACGAACGTGAACAACTGTTAAATGATCTGAAAAACGAAAAAGTAGTAGCAATTGGTGAAATCGGTTTAGACTATCACTGGGACACGTCACCACAAAAGGTTCAACGACGCGTTTTTGAAGAGCAGTTAGAGATTGCAAACACGTTAAAGATGCCAGTAGCAATTCATAATCGTGATGCTATGGAAGATACCTATGATATTTTGAAAAGTTCTAACATTAAAGAATTTGGTGGAGTAATGCATAGCTTCAATGGTTCTGTAGAATGGCTTGAAAAGTTTTTAGCATTAGGTATGAATATTTCTTATAGTGGTGTAGCAAGCTTCAAAAAAACGAAAGAACTACATGAGTCTGTGCGACAGACGCCGTTGGATCGTATTATGGTAGAAACCGATGCACCGTATTTGGCGCCTGAGCCCTTGCGTGGGCAACAAAATGAACCGGCATATGCACTATATGTATTGGAAGCGTTGGCTCGTCATCGGGATATGAATCCAGTTGATTTGGCAGATGCAACGTATCAAAATGCATGTCGATTATATAGGATTAAAAATGAAAAAAATTAA